One window from the genome of Streptomyces cadmiisoli encodes:
- a CDS encoding MFS transporter, with protein sequence MSFLPRLLPSARAALLLVLSVAVSAYALVLSLIIPVLPEIQRDLGVSQDVVGWVMTACLMSAAIFTPLLGRLGDRFGKQQVILLSLLALSAGSFLAAFSSGIGLMIAGRVLQGVGGGVVPLAFSVIRDELPDKRIPGAVGVLAALFAVSGGLGSVLSGPITTALDYRALFWIPGIVTVGAALGVRVLVPRSSHRETGRISWTGAVLLAGWLIALLVPLAQASTWGWRSTRVIVLLVAAGLLLVAWVAVEMRARNPLIDVRMLRLPAVWPTNLVALLSGMSMYALMAVLPYYVQTPSSAGYGFGVSPTEAGLINLPLTAAMFCAGLATSRLSLRLSARHILLLGTLLSVVGFGILAFAHAQYWSVMLAMAVVGLGFGLAFATMTNIIMTTVPRHQTGAANGMNTNIRTLGGAIGTALVSTIVGSQTLPSGLPAEGGYTLAFAALGITAVGAVIAAILLPRSDRMTSGSGAAEGPRRPQHTNAAPTQAAKSME encoded by the coding sequence ATGTCCTTCCTGCCCCGCCTACTCCCCTCGGCCAGGGCCGCACTCTTGCTGGTGCTGTCCGTTGCAGTGTCTGCGTATGCGCTGGTGCTGTCCCTGATCATCCCCGTCCTACCGGAGATCCAGCGCGATCTCGGCGTCTCTCAGGACGTAGTCGGGTGGGTGATGACCGCCTGTCTGATGTCGGCAGCCATCTTCACCCCGCTGCTGGGCCGTCTCGGCGACCGCTTCGGAAAGCAGCAGGTGATACTGCTGTCGCTCCTGGCGCTTTCAGCCGGCTCGTTTCTCGCGGCGTTCTCCTCCGGGATAGGCCTGATGATCGCGGGTCGCGTACTCCAGGGCGTCGGCGGCGGAGTGGTACCGCTGGCCTTCAGCGTCATCCGCGACGAGCTGCCCGACAAACGCATTCCCGGCGCGGTGGGAGTACTCGCCGCTCTGTTCGCCGTGAGCGGCGGCCTCGGGTCCGTGCTGTCAGGCCCCATCACCACTGCCTTGGACTATCGAGCCCTGTTCTGGATACCAGGCATTGTCACTGTCGGGGCCGCTCTCGGGGTCCGGGTCCTGGTCCCTCGGTCCTCCCACCGCGAAACCGGACGCATCAGTTGGACCGGCGCCGTGCTGCTCGCAGGGTGGTTGATCGCCCTCCTGGTCCCCTTGGCACAGGCCTCCACCTGGGGCTGGCGATCCACCCGAGTGATCGTCTTGCTGGTCGCTGCCGGCCTACTCCTCGTCGCTTGGGTCGCGGTGGAAATGCGTGCTCGCAACCCCCTCATCGACGTACGGATGTTGCGTCTCCCGGCGGTGTGGCCAACCAACCTGGTCGCCCTCCTGTCCGGCATGAGCATGTATGCACTGATGGCAGTTCTGCCCTACTACGTACAGACCCCTTCCTCTGCCGGCTACGGCTTCGGCGTCAGTCCGACTGAGGCCGGGCTCATCAATCTGCCGCTCACCGCGGCAATGTTCTGCGCCGGATTGGCCACCTCACGGCTCTCTCTGCGCCTGTCTGCCCGACACATCTTGTTGCTGGGAACACTGCTCAGCGTCGTGGGATTCGGCATCCTGGCCTTCGCCCACGCGCAGTACTGGTCGGTCATGCTGGCCATGGCCGTCGTCGGCCTTGGTTTCGGACTGGCGTTCGCCACAATGACCAATATCATCATGACGACCGTGCCTCGACATCAGACCGGCGCTGCCAACGGTATGAACACCAACATCCGTACTCTTGGCGGCGCCATCGGCACGGCACTCGTCAGCACCATCGTAGGCAGCCAGACACTCCCGAGCGGCCTCCCCGCCGAAGGCGGCTACACCTTGGCGTTCGCAGCCCTCGGTATCACTGCTGTCGGTGCGGTGATCGCCGCCATACTTCTTCCTCGCAGTGACCGGATGACATCAGGAAGCGGTGCGGCGGAAGGACCCAGGCGCCCCCAACACACCAACGCGGCACCTACGCAGGCAGCCAAGAGTATGGAGTAG
- the ltrA gene encoding group II intron reverse transcriptase/maturase produces the protein MELPNPVRTSIANGPQGGNLDWHSINWAEAEENVRRLRQRIFKATQEGDLKKVRNLQKLMLRSRSNTLVSVKRVTQQSRGRKTAGIDRERALTPKARARMAVEIDGQTQPWRAKPVKRVYIPKSNGKQRPLGIPVMRDRAIQARVKNALEPEWEARFESRSYGFRPGRGCHDAIQAIFSTAKGKAAKRQWVLDADLAAAFDRIDHYHLLEAVGQFPARELVRQWLKAGVVDDGRFTRTEEGTPQGGVISPLLLNIALHGMEEAAGVRFATRKGKVMWAAKGTPILVRYADDFAVFCTSKEEAETVRSRLAEWLQPRGLRFNEEKTRILHLSDGFDFLGFNIRRHGDSLIITPSRDAVKRVRKRLRSEMQALLGQSITVVLRRLSPIVRGWSAYYRTVVSSRTFSALDSYVWTLTYKWAKRTHPKKSKRWIVNKYFGRLNRSKMNNWVFGDRATGAHLPKFAWTNIRRHQLVRGKSSPDDPALLDYWSQRRQTRTPPPMDKISLTLAARQKGVCPLCGQALIAGAEYEPDSPREWIDWFDAVKKRLHKHHFTYRRHGGSDESKNLRLVHSECHRQHHAGDSDRK, from the coding sequence TTGGAGTTACCCAATCCTGTTCGGACTTCCATAGCGAACGGACCCCAGGGCGGAAATCTCGACTGGCACAGCATCAACTGGGCCGAAGCCGAGGAGAACGTACGGCGTCTGAGACAGAGGATCTTCAAAGCGACACAGGAAGGGGACCTCAAGAAGGTCCGCAATCTGCAAAAGCTCATGCTGAGAAGCCGCAGCAACACGCTCGTGAGCGTGAAGCGGGTGACACAGCAGAGCAGAGGCCGCAAGACGGCAGGGATCGACAGGGAACGCGCTCTCACTCCCAAGGCGAGAGCACGGATGGCAGTTGAAATTGACGGCCAAACACAACCCTGGCGGGCCAAGCCCGTCAAGCGGGTCTACATCCCAAAGAGCAACGGAAAGCAACGACCACTCGGAATCCCCGTCATGCGTGACAGGGCCATCCAAGCACGTGTGAAGAACGCGTTGGAGCCTGAGTGGGAAGCTCGGTTTGAATCACGCTCTTACGGATTCCGGCCGGGCCGCGGCTGCCACGACGCCATCCAGGCGATCTTCAGCACCGCGAAGGGCAAGGCGGCCAAGCGCCAGTGGGTACTGGACGCCGACCTGGCTGCCGCGTTCGACCGCATCGACCATTACCACCTGCTCGAAGCCGTTGGGCAATTCCCAGCCAGGGAATTAGTCCGGCAGTGGCTGAAGGCTGGTGTGGTCGATGACGGACGCTTCACCCGGACCGAGGAGGGAACCCCTCAAGGCGGCGTGATCAGCCCTTTGTTGCTCAACATCGCTCTGCACGGGATGGAGGAGGCCGCAGGAGTCCGCTTCGCCACCCGCAAAGGAAAGGTCATGTGGGCTGCGAAAGGAACTCCGATCCTGGTGCGATACGCCGATGACTTCGCCGTGTTCTGCACGAGCAAGGAGGAGGCGGAGACCGTCAGGTCACGCCTGGCGGAATGGCTGCAACCCCGAGGACTTCGCTTCAATGAAGAGAAGACGCGAATCCTCCACCTGTCGGACGGGTTCGATTTCCTCGGGTTCAACATCCGCCGCCATGGCGACAGCCTGATCATCACGCCCAGCAGGGACGCGGTCAAGAGAGTCCGGAAGCGACTGAGATCCGAGATGCAAGCCCTCTTAGGGCAGAGCATCACAGTCGTACTACGCCGTCTGTCCCCTATCGTCAGGGGCTGGTCCGCGTATTACCGGACAGTGGTGTCCAGCCGGACGTTCTCGGCGCTGGACAGCTATGTGTGGACGCTCACCTACAAGTGGGCCAAGCGCACCCACCCGAAGAAGTCGAAGCGTTGGATTGTGAACAAGTACTTCGGCAGGCTCAACCGATCCAAGATGAACAACTGGGTATTCGGTGACCGTGCCACGGGCGCACACCTTCCCAAGTTCGCCTGGACCAACATCAGGCGGCATCAGTTGGTCAGGGGTAAGTCGTCACCTGACGATCCCGCACTCCTCGACTACTGGAGCCAACGCCGTCAGACGCGCACACCACCACCGATGGACAAGATCAGCCTTACTCTGGCAGCCCGCCAGAAGGGCGTCTGCCCACTGTGCGGTCAAGCGCTCATCGCCGGCGCGGAATATGAGCCTGACAGCCCACGCGAGTGGATTGACTGGTTCGACGCGGTGAAGAAGCGGTTGCATAAACACCACTTCACCTACCGGCGGCATGGCGGCTCTGATGAGAGCAAGAATCTTCGGCTCGTCCACTCGGAATGCCATCGCCAGCATCACGCAGGCGACAGCGACCGGAAATGA
- a CDS encoding SsgA family sporulation/cell division regulator, with amino-acid sequence MLFNVNTDAPVEWVLGRDLMSAGRHELSGAGDVRVWPSEILDGVVFISLRSGAEMEVLAASARAIDTFVERTHQVVPPGEEEQHLDLDGVVRRLMDEPS; translated from the coding sequence GTGCTGTTCAACGTCAACACCGATGCGCCCGTCGAGTGGGTACTCGGGCGCGACCTGATGTCGGCCGGCCGACACGAGCTCAGCGGTGCGGGCGATGTTCGCGTCTGGCCTTCCGAGATACTCGACGGGGTGGTGTTCATTTCGTTGCGGTCGGGGGCGGAGATGGAGGTCCTGGCGGCTTCCGCGAGAGCGATCGACACATTCGTCGAGCGGACCCACCAGGTAGTGCCCCCGGGAGAAGAAGAGCAGCACCTGGACTTGGACGGCGTCGTCCGCCGCCTGATGGACGAACCGTCGTGA
- a CDS encoding cation-translocating P-type ATPase, with amino-acid sequence MLPSDTAATPSPWHALPASDATGRLVVDPDAGLSSDEAARRLAEHGPNQLKEAPREPRWRAFLRQFQDLLIIILLVAALVSLVVSREWETPIAIAVVVLLNATIGFVQESRAEAALDALREMTVTHATVRRDGRLMQLASSELVPGDVVTLAPGDRVPADGRLLTSFSLEVQESVLTGEAQAVSKDADAEVAQDAPLADRLTMVFMNTAVTRGRGEVTITATGMATETGRIADMLHSAKPGPTPLQRQIDALSRTLALIAGLVIALVFTLGLVRGQDFGELFISAVSLAVAAIPEGLPAVVAFTLAMGTGRMAKKGAIVKKLASVETLGSTTQICTDKTGTLTLNQMTAREMLLAGRRLTVSGEGYSSQGRISPTDEQPLPQALDHALAAMALCTDAVIRDGEVVGDPTEGALVVLAEKGGIDVTGLRQERPRRLEVPFDSDYKFMATFHDWTDDSGRAVVRCFVKGAPDVLADRADRLVGEEGILPFDDAARRRFEGDNAALAEQGMRVMALGMKDFPAEGFEAPDEPKDLLDRIVLTAMVGIVDPPRPEARTAIAECIDAGIKVRMITGDHAVTAGAIAHELGIPGDAVTGADLDRIGDETALAERLDEVGVVARVSPEHKMRIVKALQARGDVVAMTGDGVNDAPALRKADIGVAMGVTGTEVTKEAGTMVLTDDNFATIVSAVREGRGIYDNIVKFTRFQVSTALGFVATFLIASLTGLAGGAPFTALQILFVNLVMDGPPAMSLGVDPVSPDSMKRAPRAADERILSRQRLARVLLGSTVMAAGTLAVLVWAPGPEPELGEATVAGTMAFVTFVFFQVFNLLNVRHDTRSVFSRASLHNTSAFVATGAVIALLIVIVETDALHGFFTTTDLTPGQWLTSISVGSAILWTGEMTKAVLRARTRRTHGTVSQQPTSRQAA; translated from the coding sequence ATGTTGCCTTCCGACACTGCCGCCACACCATCGCCCTGGCATGCTTTGCCTGCAAGTGACGCGACGGGCCGACTCGTTGTCGATCCCGATGCGGGGCTTTCTTCGGACGAGGCGGCCAGGCGGCTGGCGGAGCATGGGCCGAACCAACTCAAAGAGGCTCCGCGTGAGCCCCGGTGGCGGGCTTTCCTCCGACAGTTCCAGGACCTCCTGATCATCATTCTGCTGGTGGCCGCGCTGGTCAGCCTTGTGGTGTCCCGGGAGTGGGAGACACCGATCGCGATCGCTGTGGTGGTGCTGCTCAACGCGACGATCGGGTTCGTACAGGAGTCCCGCGCCGAAGCGGCTTTGGACGCCCTGCGTGAGATGACGGTCACTCACGCCACGGTCCGCCGCGACGGCCGCCTGATGCAGCTGGCTTCCAGTGAACTCGTCCCCGGGGACGTGGTCACCCTCGCGCCGGGCGACCGGGTACCTGCGGACGGACGGCTACTGACGTCGTTCTCCCTGGAGGTGCAGGAGTCCGTCCTGACCGGCGAGGCGCAGGCTGTGTCCAAGGACGCGGATGCCGAGGTCGCGCAGGACGCCCCGCTGGCCGACCGGCTGACGATGGTGTTCATGAACACCGCTGTGACGCGCGGGCGCGGCGAGGTCACGATCACCGCCACCGGTATGGCCACCGAGACCGGCCGTATCGCCGACATGCTGCACTCGGCCAAACCCGGTCCGACACCCCTGCAGCGTCAGATAGACGCACTCAGCCGCACCCTCGCTCTGATCGCCGGGCTGGTCATCGCCCTGGTGTTCACCCTCGGCTTGGTGCGTGGGCAGGACTTCGGGGAACTGTTCATCAGTGCCGTGTCGCTGGCGGTCGCGGCCATCCCCGAGGGGCTGCCCGCAGTGGTCGCGTTCACCCTGGCGATGGGCACGGGCCGGATGGCCAAGAAGGGGGCGATCGTCAAGAAGCTCGCGTCGGTCGAAACCCTCGGCAGCACAACCCAGATCTGCACGGACAAGACCGGCACGCTGACACTGAACCAGATGACGGCGCGGGAAATGCTGCTGGCCGGCCGTCGGCTCACCGTCTCCGGCGAGGGGTACTCCTCCCAGGGTCGTATCTCCCCCACCGACGAACAACCCCTGCCGCAGGCCCTGGATCACGCACTGGCGGCGATGGCCTTGTGCACCGACGCCGTGATCCGCGACGGCGAGGTCGTGGGTGACCCGACCGAGGGCGCCCTGGTGGTCCTGGCCGAGAAGGGCGGCATCGACGTGACCGGACTGCGGCAGGAACGGCCGCGGCGCCTTGAGGTGCCCTTCGACTCCGACTACAAGTTCATGGCAACCTTCCACGACTGGACGGACGACTCCGGGCGCGCAGTGGTCCGGTGCTTCGTCAAGGGTGCCCCGGACGTCCTCGCAGACCGCGCGGACCGTCTTGTCGGCGAGGAGGGCATCCTGCCGTTCGACGACGCGGCCCGCCGTCGGTTCGAGGGGGACAACGCCGCGCTCGCCGAACAGGGCATGCGGGTCATGGCGCTGGGCATGAAGGATTTCCCCGCCGAGGGCTTCGAGGCTCCCGACGAGCCGAAGGATCTGCTCGACCGAATCGTGCTGACTGCCATGGTGGGCATCGTCGACCCGCCCCGGCCCGAGGCACGCACGGCGATCGCCGAGTGCATCGACGCCGGAATCAAGGTCCGCATGATCACCGGTGACCACGCGGTGACCGCCGGCGCCATTGCCCACGAACTCGGCATCCCCGGAGACGCAGTGACCGGCGCCGACCTGGACCGTATCGGCGACGAAACCGCCCTCGCGGAGCGGCTGGACGAGGTGGGCGTCGTCGCCCGGGTGTCCCCCGAGCACAAGATGCGCATCGTCAAGGCGCTGCAAGCCCGCGGTGACGTGGTCGCCATGACCGGCGACGGTGTCAACGACGCCCCCGCGCTGCGCAAGGCCGACATCGGGGTGGCGATGGGTGTCACGGGAACGGAGGTGACCAAGGAGGCCGGCACGATGGTGCTGACCGACGACAACTTCGCCACCATCGTGTCCGCGGTCCGCGAAGGCCGCGGCATCTACGACAACATCGTGAAGTTCACCCGGTTCCAGGTCTCCACCGCTCTGGGCTTCGTGGCCACCTTCCTGATCGCCTCACTGACCGGTTTGGCCGGCGGGGCACCCTTCACCGCCCTGCAGATCCTGTTCGTCAATCTGGTCATGGACGGCCCGCCCGCCATGTCTCTGGGCGTCGACCCGGTCAGCCCGGACTCGATGAAGCGCGCTCCCCGCGCGGCCGACGAACGGATCCTCAGCCGGCAGCGCCTTGCCCGCGTCCTGCTGGGGAGCACGGTCATGGCGGCCGGCACGCTGGCGGTGCTGGTCTGGGCACCCGGTCCCGAACCGGAACTGGGCGAAGCGACCGTTGCGGGCACGATGGCCTTCGTCACCTTCGTGTTCTTCCAGGTCTTCAACCTGCTCAACGTGCGGCACGACACCCGTAGCGTCTTCAGCCGTGCATCGCTGCACAACACCTCCGCGTTCGTCGCCACGGGCGCGGTGATCGCCCTGCTCATCGTCATCGTCGAGACCGACGCGCTGCACGGCTTCTTCACCACCACCGACCTCACCCCTGGTCAGTGGCTGACGTCCATTTCCGTCGGCTCGGCGATCCTGTGGACCGGCGAGATGACCAAGGCTGTGCTGCGTGCACGCACACGCCGTACGCACGGCACCGTCTCGCAGCAGCCGACGTCCCGGCAGGCGGCGTGA
- a CDS encoding HEAT repeat domain-containing protein, whose amino-acid sequence MAGTDRAENEAERAALRDVLSELDACLARDAERGSGRRRRCGLLVEQLRTTAAAFLQPELEHRLARHVDADDSFARDRIAHVLAGACGEAALPALLRARETDRNDDGDTMELDVLGLFEAWPETSLRLVLGCTDSDEPRTRRVGLWGLSILDFGGTRHFELIAGAAYDPDPQVRADVMSTLGSIFGSGDPQRARAILIAGTSDAAPEVRRAAVGALSSVRDEMVTDILVVRAGDQDRWVRYWAAWALARRPAPEARAALERLTADEDAVVRDAAREVLALPVKFA is encoded by the coding sequence ATGGCAGGGACTGATCGGGCAGAGAATGAGGCGGAGCGCGCGGCGCTGCGTGATGTATTGAGCGAGTTGGATGCGTGTCTCGCCAGGGACGCCGAGCGCGGGTCCGGACGACGTCGTCGGTGCGGGCTTCTGGTGGAACAGTTGCGGACAACCGCAGCCGCATTCCTGCAACCCGAGTTGGAGCACCGCCTCGCCCGTCACGTCGACGCCGATGATTCCTTCGCGCGAGACCGAATAGCCCACGTCCTGGCGGGTGCCTGTGGCGAAGCCGCTCTGCCCGCCCTGCTGCGGGCGAGAGAGACAGATCGCAACGACGACGGCGACACAATGGAACTGGACGTTCTTGGCTTGTTCGAGGCGTGGCCCGAGACCTCGCTGCGGCTGGTTCTGGGCTGCACCGACTCGGACGAGCCCAGGACGCGTCGGGTCGGTCTCTGGGGCCTGAGCATCCTCGACTTCGGTGGGACCAGGCACTTCGAGCTGATCGCCGGCGCGGCCTACGACCCGGACCCTCAGGTTCGTGCAGACGTGATGAGCACCCTCGGCTCCATCTTCGGCTCGGGCGATCCCCAGCGGGCCCGGGCCATCCTGATCGCGGGCACCTCCGATGCCGCGCCGGAGGTCAGGAGAGCTGCTGTGGGAGCCCTCAGCTCGGTGCGCGATGAGATGGTCACCGACATCCTGGTGGTCCGCGCAGGCGATCAGGATCGGTGGGTCCGGTACTGGGCTGCCTGGGCACTGGCTCGAAGGCCGGCCCCCGAGGCCCGAGCCGCGCTGGAACGCCTCACGGCAGATGAGGACGCGGTGGTACGAGATGCCGCGCGCGAGGTACTGGCTCTGCCGGTCAAGTTCGCCTGA
- the pip gene encoding prolyl aminopeptidase, producing MTQPFPSVEPYAHGLLDVGDGNQIYWETSGNPDGKAALCVHGGPGSGGRRGSREMFDPEVFRIVLFDQRGCGESRPHASDRSVSLDHNTTDHLIADMERLREHLGIERWLLYGGSWGSTLILAYAERHPERVSEIVIAGVTMTRPEEIDWLYHGVGRLLPGPWAAFRDALPGEERGGDLVAAYDRLLNSPDEAVRMKAAQDWCAWEDAVIAHEVLGRPGTYSDKPDDALLAFVRICAHYFANHAWLEDGQLLRDAHRLAGIPAVLIHGRLDLGSPLKTAWELSEAWPDAELMVIDDSGHTGSPTMQVAILEAIARFGKSNR from the coding sequence ATGACCCAGCCCTTCCCGTCCGTCGAACCGTATGCCCACGGCCTGCTCGATGTCGGCGACGGCAACCAGATCTACTGGGAGACCAGCGGGAACCCCGATGGGAAGGCAGCGCTGTGCGTCCACGGCGGTCCCGGCAGCGGAGGGCGCCGCGGCAGTCGCGAGATGTTCGATCCCGAGGTCTTCCGGATCGTCCTGTTCGACCAACGTGGCTGCGGCGAAAGTCGGCCTCACGCCTCCGACCGGTCGGTCAGCCTCGATCACAACACCACCGACCACCTCATCGCCGATATGGAGCGGCTTCGGGAGCACTTGGGTATCGAGCGATGGCTCCTCTACGGCGGCTCCTGGGGCTCGACATTGATCCTCGCCTACGCTGAGCGCCATCCCGAGCGGGTGTCGGAGATCGTCATCGCCGGCGTCACCATGACGCGTCCAGAGGAGATCGACTGGCTCTACCACGGTGTCGGACGTCTGCTGCCCGGCCCCTGGGCGGCGTTCCGCGACGCCCTGCCGGGGGAGGAACGAGGCGGCGATCTTGTCGCAGCCTACGACCGGTTGTTGAACAGTCCGGACGAGGCGGTCAGGATGAAGGCGGCGCAGGACTGGTGCGCCTGGGAGGATGCCGTCATCGCCCACGAGGTACTTGGTCGCCCGGGCACCTACAGCGACAAGCCTGACGACGCGCTGTTGGCCTTCGTCCGGATCTGCGCGCACTACTTCGCCAATCATGCGTGGCTCGAGGACGGACAACTGCTCCGTGACGCGCACCGGCTGGCTGGTATCCCGGCCGTGCTGATACACGGGCGACTCGACCTGGGCAGTCCGCTGAAGACCGCATGGGAGTTGTCAGAAGCCTGGCCGGACGCAGAGCTGATGGTGATCGACGACTCGGGGCACACGGGCAGTCCCACGATGCAGGTCGCGATCCTGGAGGCGATCGCACGGTTCGGCAAGAGCAACCGGTGA
- a CDS encoding glycerophosphodiester phosphodiesterase family protein has protein sequence MATALSLTLTGAVVGAGLSDDGPSSGIGLAADKDGALAQGGPDVSHIYGGGGKGGHTSAERAYRDLLDHSRDAKILTAAHRGQWRDAPENSLPAIRAAFQHGAEIAEIDIQLTKDGVPVLMHDTTVDRTTNGSGRVADLTLAQVKGLRLKEGLGGSQAAVTDEQVPTLEEAMTLVKDRGLVNLDKGWPFREEIWHVLAETDTVRNGIYKSSAPVAEVKGFLATHRGAVYMHMINDDNLAHVTEFGDDQPVAYEVNFGSIADAVARKPFLDSLARHSRVWSNTMWNGLADRMTDEASLIDPLRGWEGLVRGFHTSIFQTDDVEKLEAWLRTGEGDPVPHGSVRVQAEDFLPGEGIGYHDNDTANAGGLRMRPGEGVDLSDADGNVRVSWMRGGEWLSYEVTVPRTGTYAVSARVSSPYSPAGTYTLSFDGGAESDRVAVRNTTSHNKQVLQPSGVTRHLTAGRHTVRVNLPADAYQNWNLDYLQFEPVRR, from the coding sequence GTGGCGACCGCACTGAGTCTCACCCTGACCGGGGCGGTGGTCGGCGCGGGCCTGTCTGACGACGGCCCCTCGTCCGGGATCGGACTGGCCGCGGACAAGGACGGTGCCCTGGCCCAGGGCGGCCCCGACGTGTCACACATCTACGGCGGAGGCGGCAAGGGCGGGCACACGTCGGCTGAGCGCGCCTACCGCGACCTGCTCGACCACAGCCGTGATGCCAAGATCCTCACCGCGGCCCACCGGGGACAGTGGCGCGACGCCCCCGAGAACTCGCTGCCGGCGATCCGGGCCGCCTTCCAGCACGGCGCCGAGATCGCCGAGATCGACATCCAGCTGACCAAGGACGGCGTGCCCGTTCTGATGCACGACACCACGGTGGACCGCACCACCAACGGTTCCGGCAGGGTCGCAGACCTGACGCTCGCTCAGGTCAAGGGCCTCCGGCTCAAGGAGGGCCTGGGCGGCTCGCAGGCGGCGGTCACGGACGAGCAGGTCCCGACCCTCGAAGAAGCCATGACGCTCGTGAAGGACCGCGGGCTGGTCAACCTCGACAAGGGCTGGCCGTTCCGCGAGGAGATCTGGCACGTGCTGGCCGAAACCGACACGGTCCGCAACGGCATATACAAGAGCTCTGCACCGGTCGCCGAGGTCAAGGGCTTTCTCGCCACCCACCGTGGCGCCGTCTACATGCACATGATCAACGACGACAACCTGGCCCACGTCACCGAGTTCGGCGACGACCAGCCGGTCGCCTACGAGGTCAACTTCGGCAGCATCGCCGATGCCGTGGCCCGCAAGCCGTTCCTCGACTCCCTCGCCCGGCACAGCCGCGTGTGGAGCAACACGATGTGGAACGGCCTGGCTGACCGGATGACCGACGAAGCCTCGCTGATCGACCCGCTGCGCGGCTGGGAAGGCCTGGTGCGCGGCTTCCACACCAGCATCTTCCAGACCGACGACGTGGAGAAGCTGGAGGCTTGGCTGCGCACGGGCGAGGGCGACCCGGTCCCGCACGGCAGCGTACGGGTGCAGGCCGAGGACTTCCTGCCCGGCGAGGGCATCGGCTACCACGACAACGACACGGCCAACGCCGGCGGACTGCGGATGCGTCCCGGCGAGGGCGTCGACCTCAGCGACGCCGACGGCAACGTGCGGGTCTCGTGGATGCGAGGTGGTGAGTGGCTCAGCTACGAGGTGACGGTTCCGCGCACCGGAACGTATGCCGTCTCCGCCCGGGTCTCGTCCCCGTACTCGCCCGCCGGCACGTACACGCTCTCGTTCGACGGTGGCGCGGAAAGCGACCGCGTCGCCGTGCGCAACACCACCAGCCACAACAAGCAGGTGCTGCAGCCGAGCGGCGTGACCCGGCACCTCACCGCAGGACGCCACACCGTCCGGGTGAACCTTCCCGCGGACGCCTACCAGAACTGGAACCTCGACTACCTCCAGTTCGAGCCGGTCCGCCGCTGA